The genomic stretch aatggcgtatgaaccaactgttggtcaccggctaccatgtgactgcatctcctcactatgctccactgttttgtggatcagacctttaggtcaaaggcttcgggtgtggcctcctaagaaaacgacctgcttcagtctgggcacctgggcggtatcacagccctcacacaaatcgaatgagatttgtgaggcgcatatttatctggtgcttccttgtaccaatatgtgtttaaataaataaataaataataaagttatCACTTCcaggttgcccacaccgtgggagggttcttctagaggtacctgaaaaagaaattggattagaagtcgTCTTAATAAACTAAGAGCGTGACCGcaatgcccaagggacaactgcttgaggtcagtcacacgacctttttgtgggtactttttgtgttagctccgtacttgttgggacctcaCCTTACGGATATCCGTGAGTTAAGACGAGGTGTGcaattttagggtcgaccttttctaaccccacccctccttgtgggaaggcagcatcgctgttatgctggttgtctgaaagaaacaccttactgctgtcacacctctgtacagtcagcagtacttcgccttcggaccttggtttactgcagtccaagctgtgaggtaaatgagGTCTTGCTAGACAGTCTCAATACTTGATCACAAAGTGGTCGATGTCTAGTcctaggagactttaatgcacccacgGTAGACTGTAAAAATCTGAGAATTGAATTGTCAGAAAATTCATTCGAGCAGGAACTAGTTGGTTAGGTTATCACGTGTCCTAGTTCGACATATGAAAGAAGCGACTAGGTACGACCCAGACTCTGAATCATCCTTACTACATCTTATATTGAcccattatgaggatgacgtcaCGAACCTCGATTACATGCCAACCCTAGGTAAACGCGACCATGTAGTTCTAACCTTTGATTTCTATAAATTTGTCAAAAACAAGCACGCGTCACATCAACCCAGACGTCTGGAAAGCAAGTATACAAGACATTATACACTCAGCATCTTCAGTAGATTGGACAATAGAGCCAGAGTCCCCAATTGAAATACCTTGGGATGTATCTCGAAACTTATACTTAAGTTACGGCACCCCACATCCATTGTACTACATCAGGGGGTCCGAGAAACTCCACCATGGTTCAGTAGGGGGGTTCGCACCCTTCTGTGTAAGAGAACGTGGGCTAGATTGAGGTTACTGGGGGCTGATGATGCAAAATCTAAATATCGAGAAGCTCAGAAAACCCATGCCTCGATCCTCTAGAAGGTTGTACAAAGAAAAAATTGCTAGGGAATCTATAGAAtaccctaaacgcttgtattcgtatataaaccaaaggacaaaaagaagacgAAACATTCCAGCATTATGGGGAAACAGTAACGCTTTACCATTAGTGGAGGATGAATATGGTAAAGATCAAATATTCTCAAGCTcctttagcaatgtatataccGTAGAAACATCTCGTCAGTCCATACAAATACCCACACACTGGACAACGTGACTATTAAAGAATCCGATGTCTTTGGTCTCCTAAGTcggacataggtaaatccacggGACTCGATGGACTgtatcctaggttactaaaaaAACCAGCTAATTTCGTTGAGAACCCCACCCCTAGGTATGTGCTTtgatctatccgtaacccagggttgCTTACCAAAAGACTGAAAGAACTCCATAGTAAGtactgtcttcaaaacaggtacgaaACATAAACCTGAGAACTACCGAACCGTCAGCCTAACTAGCGTGGTTGCtaaaattttagaaaagattattcggaagaaGCCGTTtgagtatctcgatgaaaaccggatcctttcggaaaagcagcatggttttaggaTAGGTTATTCctgtctcagtcagtcagtcagctacaacgtaggaccaggcacatatatgcattggtccaagttgccatatctcgttagcacaagatgaacaccggattcatagaaatagttaatttagtggtggtggtagtatataaaagataggttgtatataaggatatagaaTAGGAaagaagaacgttatgaagcaattttaatctcaaggtttaagggaagataaagagtgtatacacctacgccattgtgatcgattctgagccgtcACATAGTctacaaccattggttacgatagtcacgcggaccccaaccaggtagtctgcatctgccaacatggctcagactagaagttagtgacttcaagcactgatgccacgttttggtttggccgcctctaactctcttccaaccatcccctacaccagtcagcatagcgcgtcgtggtaatcggtgttcaggcatacgtaacacgtgaccgaaccatctcagtcgatgaagattcatcacctcaactgatttaccatcatttcctaataccctgcgtcgaacctcactattactgacccggtgatcccagcagatgcgagcaatatttctaaggcatctgtggtcaaatactagtaacctacgagtatcttctactcttaattgccatgtttcacagccgtaaagtagaacagagcgaactgctgcgcagtatactcgtcccttaattgatagacagatatctcgccttcgccataggtgacgtaagttggcaaaagccaaacgagctttttgaatccgtgatGAGATtccgtcagacaccaacccattagggctgatcagacttccaagatcagtgaagttgtcgacgcgttcgactacttcgctccctatccttagttcaggtgttgacgcaggccagtcctggagtaacaatttacatttagatggggagaaacgcatcccaaacatcctggcattattactcagttctaacaggaGACTGCATtctgtcagcgtcttcaccaaacaggactatgtcatctgcgtattctaagtcgcttagtggaccccctggtagatcaattcctgaaaattcagtcgacgagtgttatttccagcaacaggtctataatgaagttaaacaaaaatggtgatagtagacagccttgacggacaccacttgaggatGTAAAATCATttgacagttcaccataagctcttactcgactggTAGtcttcgagtaaagagccttcacaaggtttatgtacttctgaggtacatctttcaatgacagacactgccacagaacctcttggtctacagagtcaaatgctgctttcaagtcaagaaaaactatcattgtcggacaccgataagcgtgtctgtgctctaaaacctgacgaatagtgaatatgtggtcgatacagtcACGACCAGTTCCTGTCTCATCGACTTATTAGtggctcgtgaaagctggtgcgctcttaaagaccaaaagttacctatagacgtaccctacattgacttcagcaaagcttttgacaaagttcctcACAAACggcttaggagtcatcgttagccaaGACTTAGAAACTACTGAAAACTGCCATGCAATAGCCGCCCAAGGTTTTAGAACCTTAGGGTCAATACGTAGGGTCTTTAGTCgtgtcgacgctaaaacgtttttgaCTTTATATACAGTATTCGTGTGTCCTAAACTTGAATACTGCATATAAGCGGCTAGTTTCTGCTTGATTAAGACAGTGAGCTTCTGGaaaaggttcagagaacagcaactaagctgattcccggaatagcaaAGCTCCTGTGTGGTACTCGACTGGCCAAGCCAAACCTATTTCcgttgtcatatcgaagaactgGAGGCGACTTGATTGCAGTTCTCAAATCACTTAGTggtaaatttgcacctgatatggtCTTATTTTTCGTCTTTTAAAACAgagaatttacgaggacactccaaaaacgttcacaagcccagaacatattacttgtcagctaactatcgactttcccatcaaactatcaacgagtggaattcattaccgtAACGCATGAATGAAGCTCCACCTGTCAACGTTTTCAAAGGAAATTTGGATCAACTAAGGAATCATGACTGCCAGGAATAACATAGGCCAGAGAGACTTCTGTCTTTTCCAAACTGAGACTGACACGCACGTCCTGTCCACAAGTCATTAGGATTTTATGTTGGATACCACTACCATTAGAACACCGTCAAATCCCAAGTGTATATAAAGAACCGTTAGATTAATTGACAGTCCATTATAAACGAACCTTAATCCTTCATTATGCATATCGGTGATAACTATTCTTAGTCACCAAGCAGTTAGCAAATATTAGAAACCCGATCAGATTTTACATTAAAATATTATGATTAAATAAGGCAGTTAGATTGTCCACAAAATTAGTTTCAAACATAGCTTAAACTGTGTTACTTTACATCTGAAAGCAGAAAGCAAAGTCTGTCTTAAGCATAATTTTCAGACTATGACGACTCAAAGTTTAACACCCATATTTCACAACACTAGTCATCGAGACGATCACTTGTCCATGACAGCACAAACTCATCAATCGAAAAggattaaaaataatttctgaCCAAAAATATTACACATATGACTTTTGGGAACATAAGTGACCAGAACGCTTACCACACATAGGCATTTGAAACGAATGTCCCACACCGCCTTCTAGCATGTAAAACATTATTAATGTGTTGTTAGCACCAGAGaaaattcaatgtttcaataTGGTCCTCTTTTCTATATCGCCTTCTTTAGCCTGAAAAATCAACAGAAAACATATAAATATCGGAAAGAATTGAGCTTCACAATCTAACTTTGTCGGACAGAACAAGCCAACTTTTGTTCTTTAGGATCTGAATTCGGATAGTGGCGAAGCGTTGTTAGTTACGAAAAGGTGTGGTTCTTGTTATATTCCTTCTGATATCCGGAGGTGGAGACAAGTTGGTTAGTAATGGGATTGATGGCGAAGTAAGATCTTGGGTAGTCCGTCTCGATACCTGCAAGCCTAAAGTAATCGTCTGGTTTTCTTTGAGCGATTTAGCAGAATGTCCTCCTATCGAACATCAGGATCATACTCCAAATTATCCTCCCCTAATACACAGCTTTATTTGGACGTTTTATTTTGGGTTCAAATTTTAAGTCTATTTGTCGATATCGTTAGATTACGTCTTTTAAACTAATTTGAATTTAAATTGATATAACTGTTTGTATGGAACTGGGACATACCTTGGAAACAAGGGGTGAACGTTTTGAAGGATGATACATAATTCGAAAGTGAGGGTTCTGAGGCTGTTTTCGAGTTGTTTGGCGTTTGtgaaaataaatgtaatgaTAATTTGAGTGTTCATAGTATGAGTTGCAATGGGTTTAGTTCTGAAAGCCTTAAATTAAGTAATGGATTgcccaaaaataaataaatagaaaggaGGTTGGAATCGGAGAAGGAGCTTGAGATGTTGGATATTTCAAACGATGTCTAGTTCGGTGATTTGTTATTGGGAAGAAGTTGACGGGTGGCTTATGGATAGTGTGGAGGCGAATCCTAAGGTGGAAGGGTATTTACAATATAATACTGGTTATAACAGTGGTTTAGGAGAATCACCCAGAATTCAAGAAAGGACAGTGGGCCCACTGTGACAGGGATACACTGTCTTTCATCATTAACAGTGTCGATTTACCCGAAATTGATATTAAGCACTTTAATGGACAACCTGTCCAATAACACTATATTATTAGGGAGGTTACTGGCTTCATCGTAAGTAAATTGTCCACTTAGAGTCAATAGTAATCATGTGTAGTGCAAACTTCGCTAATccttcacctcgataaccgctataatacaaatcttaacggtgcatgaaatcagaaggcaataggaagcagcaactacagttcaATGTCAAATAACACAAgccacaaagctacaagcacatgagtaagtatcagCGAGCTAGCGCGAGCAtttacataggcaaatttatagtcaaattgtataagggcgcagcaagacaaagcaaaagTTAATAATAGGATTTCAGTGCATATATATGtggggaggaggatgaatcatcaaatgatatttaagcaatcaaggttttggctagagtctgtcatgtgctctagtgatcataacagtacaaagatatatgCGAATCGTGAAAGAAGCTGGAGATAGCTGCTGAAGTAACGGAAATGCATCGGAACTCTCATTACCTTCCAAATCGAATATATCCAGTTGGGGGTGTTAAAGTGTATGTTATTGTTTGTCTAATCTTCCAATATAACTCAAATTAAAAAATATCCAGCTTTTCTTGTACTAGATACTAACTAAAGGCCTGGACAGGTAACTAGATAAATTGTTATACTTAATAGAAGCGTCTTCTAGCATGTAGACTTATTTGTCAATGTTTGAAGCTTCAGATTTCGCGTTTCATTGATGTATATAGAATATTAGTGATTACCGAAGAAGCACAAACGGTGAAGTGCATTCTCACTGACTCTTATATACTGATCAAAAGCATGAGAttgcgaataataataataaaggttttTGACttgttaaaaaaattttattacatGGTCGTCAACCATCTTATAACTATTTTCACCCTAATTGTTCACGGTCACGTATaatcaactacataaaatcaGCCTTCGAAATGGGCATCTTTATTACTGAAAACACTCTTAATGTTGACAACATTGTAAAATTAAGCAGTAACTCTTAATTGTATTACAGATTGTGATACTCAACAACACACATTGTAAAGTGAGATCAACAAAACAAAcacacaataagatgaaacgctcACCACCACACTAACtttctttgaccttgtatgtcttgtttatccaccaatcacaattttatgttcattctaaAATAATATTCACCTCGTTGACTCATTTTTTCCTATGCTCTAGTTACTGTtcgaaacagataaagtttattagGCTAAATAGCTTGCTTCCTCTGACTATGGCGAAACCAAGACTCTGTACTCGACATTAAGAAATCGCCTCCTAAAAATTTTTTCGTTTATTGTTAACACCGATTTCTAATGACACAAAGCACCTCCattttattaaacattattatttacaaaaataacCTCCACATAGAAGGCTTTTACTTATTCCacttaaattatttttcatttaatgaAGTGTAGACCTTTATTCATTCAGCAATGTTGGACCTTTAGATACAAAAATCactgtttttatttgaaatcTGTCTCAATCGACAGGAAACGTGTCATCGTCACCAAGAAATAGTCGACAATTTTTCGAGCTTACTTTAAGTGACATACATAGTCGTTCTTATGGCAGCGAAATTATATGCACGTAATTTTTACCAGTTTTCTTTTGTCATGATACTTGTCAACTTCAATCGACATAACGGGATAAATTAAGTCCCGTTTCTAAGTGATATGCAAGAAAATTGATGCCTTTCTTCGTCCCAATGCTTATTAACAGTCCGTTGTACCGAATGGCATTCGAATATAATTGACGTAACCTCTTTCTTAAATTACGAGACCATAAAATTCTAATATAACAATGCCGATTACAACTATGTACCATTGACAGCAAATTACCAAATCCATACAAGCAACAAATACTGTATTCCCTTACAACAAAGCCACACATTTCGAAACAAAGTTAACCAGTCACTTATTCTTAAATAATTCTAAATCATAAGCTTAAAGTCTCATCAACAGGCTTCCGAAATCACAATAACCATAGCAATAATGTCGgccaacaataataattagCGAGGTCATTTTTAAAACTGTAAACCTTATTGGACGGCAGGTGACAGTGAAATGGAATAAAGAGAATTAAAAAGCTTTCATTCATAGGTGCACAGTGCGTGAATCTCCATAAAAACCACTATGTTACctaaattatatataaaatgTCACCCTTCATAAATTGGTACTcagcaataaaaataaaaggaaatCCATATCACTCGCCTATAAGTGGAATATTTTTAGCTGTTGACGGAACACGTTCAGCCATCAACATCATAAACATAGAAAAAGCTAAAAATACTGATAAACCTAATGTAACTTTTTCACCTGAATCAATTGGTGTCCAAAATGTAATTAATGTAAGTAATGTTAATAGAATACATGGTATAACAATATTCCAAATATAGAAAAAACTTCTTCTTTGTAAGAACAATTTCAATACTAAATCAGTTTGTCTACTATCCAGTTTGTTATCATAAATCTGAATGTTTGATATGCTTGTAGTTGGTTTCCAAACAGTCAATGTATCAGTAGATCGGTAGGTGTAAGATAATATAGCATGTTTCAACATCCAATCTGTACTATCCTAATAAGATGATGTATCCAATGCATTTCTAGTTAGATAATCTTCTTCAAAATCACTACTATCAACATCATCCTGTTCTTCTTCGTCATGATCGCTTTTTTCTTTACTTAAATGCTGATTAGAGTCATTTGACATGAATGATGCTAAAGGAGGTAACAATTTTGTAGAGTATTTCCAgtttttgtttgttgttgttgattaatTTGAAATTTATATTCAATCCAATCAGATGCATGCATCCATGATCCAAATTGTATTTCACAATTTTCGTCGTCGAATGGAAATAATGTAATGTCGACTTTACAAGATGTTTTCAATTGTACTGGAATTGGCCATGATACTCTACCAGAGCTATGAACTAATACATAGACACCTTCTAGAAAACCAGAACTTGTATGATCAGCACTATAATGAAAAGATAAATCGTAGTTTGATAAGTA from Schistosoma mansoni, WGS project CABG00000000 data, supercontig 0151, strain Puerto Rico, whole genome shotgun sequence encodes the following:
- a CDS encoding neurotransmitter gated ion channel, putative, producing YVLVHSSGRVSWPIPVQLKTSCKVDITLFPFDDENCEIQFGSWMHASDWIEYKFQINQQQQTKTGNTLQNCYLL